From the Ruania alkalisoli genome, one window contains:
- a CDS encoding LacI family DNA-binding transcriptional regulator, whose protein sequence is MAARKNVTLSDVAAAAGVSLSTASKALNGGGRIGEVTRLRVVETAERLDFRPNALAQSFALGRSRTVGLLTQNAVGTWSGPILVGATSFLGRHEQAALHYDAHFDIATLNANVRKLLARRIDGLLILGEGPEHVLRSVTQDFSVPVAYAFASTDDSGDAIFMPDGEMIGRVAAEHLLEIGRRKIAHIGVDINAPATERTRGFHEAMAAAGVQVAGEQTSGGDWKAEWGEQAMLRLLEEGVDFDGLFCANDVIAEAAEKVLLARGLSVPDDVAIVGVDNWEGVVARRRSHLTTVDPQLAAVGAAAAEYVVEGRNDPGVHRLPVSLVVGASSVA, encoded by the coding sequence ATGGCAGCTCGGAAGAACGTGACGCTCAGCGATGTCGCCGCCGCGGCCGGCGTGTCGTTGTCCACAGCGTCCAAGGCGCTCAACGGCGGCGGCCGAATCGGTGAGGTGACCCGCCTGCGGGTGGTCGAGACGGCTGAGCGGCTCGACTTCCGGCCGAACGCGCTCGCGCAGTCCTTCGCTCTGGGACGCAGCCGCACGGTCGGGTTGCTCACGCAAAACGCCGTCGGTACCTGGTCCGGGCCGATCCTGGTGGGGGCGACGAGTTTCCTGGGGCGGCACGAGCAGGCGGCGCTGCACTACGACGCCCACTTCGACATCGCCACCTTGAATGCGAACGTCCGCAAGCTTCTCGCCCGCCGCATCGACGGGCTGCTCATCCTGGGTGAGGGGCCCGAACATGTGCTGCGGTCGGTGACCCAGGACTTCTCGGTGCCGGTGGCCTATGCCTTTGCCAGCACGGACGACAGTGGCGATGCGATCTTCATGCCGGATGGGGAGATGATCGGTCGCGTCGCGGCCGAGCACCTGCTGGAGATCGGGCGCCGAAAGATCGCCCACATCGGTGTGGACATCAATGCCCCTGCCACGGAGCGCACGCGTGGCTTCCATGAGGCGATGGCCGCCGCCGGGGTGCAGGTGGCCGGGGAGCAGACCAGCGGAGGGGACTGGAAGGCCGAGTGGGGCGAGCAGGCCATGCTGCGCCTGCTCGAGGAAGGCGTCGATTTCGACGGACTCTTCTGTGCCAACGACGTGATCGCCGAGGCGGCGGAGAAGGTGCTGCTCGCGCGTGGCCTCTCCGTCCCGGATGACGTGGCGATCGTCGGCGTGGACAACTGGGAGGGCGTCGTCGCGCGGCGCCGGAGCCACCTGACCACGGTGGACCCGCAGCTCGCCGCTGTCGGTGCCGCGGCTGCGGAATACGTGGTCGAGGGGCGCAACGATCCCGGGGTACACCGGCTTCCGGTGAGTCTGGTGGTCGGGGCGAGCTCCGTCGCCTGA
- a CDS encoding PDDEXK nuclease domain-containing protein produces the protein MTSLVPDGYAATLEQLKREVHGARLRVQRQANTELLKLWWRIGRTILERQAEHGWGAKVLEQLAADLRAEFPMMKGFSRRNLHYMRSFAQAWPEEAVVVQRPVAQLPWGHVIEMLDKLDDQDLREWYAAKDVHHGWSRPVLAAQISTRLHEREGAAPTNFSSALDSPDSDLAQQLTKDPYALDFLSGDSDIRERELEDRLASRIVDTLRELGHEFAFVGRQVHFEVDGSDFYADLVFFHVEQLRYVVIELKTERFAPGHASQLGFYVSVIDDRLRLPEKHLPTVGILMVADKSDTVVRYSLAGTNQPIAVSRYELSQEDREGLPDERALVSAFRDGLRP, from the coding sequence ATGACGTCACTGGTGCCGGACGGCTACGCGGCCACACTCGAACAACTCAAGCGCGAGGTCCATGGGGCGCGCCTGCGGGTTCAGCGTCAGGCCAACACCGAGCTTCTGAAGTTGTGGTGGCGCATCGGGCGGACGATCCTCGAACGTCAGGCAGAGCATGGATGGGGTGCGAAGGTGCTCGAGCAGTTGGCCGCTGACCTACGTGCCGAGTTCCCGATGATGAAGGGGTTCTCGCGCCGGAATCTGCACTACATGCGGTCGTTCGCCCAGGCGTGGCCGGAAGAGGCCGTAGTTGTGCAACGACCCGTTGCACAACTGCCGTGGGGGCATGTTATCGAGATGCTCGACAAACTCGACGATCAGGATCTTCGCGAGTGGTATGCGGCGAAGGATGTTCACCACGGATGGTCGCGTCCGGTCCTGGCGGCGCAGATCTCGACGCGTCTGCATGAGCGTGAGGGAGCTGCCCCGACGAACTTCTCCTCGGCGCTGGACTCGCCCGACTCGGACCTGGCGCAGCAGTTGACGAAGGATCCGTACGCGCTCGACTTCCTTTCTGGCGACAGCGATATCAGAGAGAGGGAGCTCGAGGATCGCCTCGCGTCACGCATCGTGGACACGCTGCGCGAACTGGGGCACGAATTCGCCTTCGTGGGCCGGCAGGTCCACTTCGAGGTGGACGGTTCGGACTTCTATGCGGATCTGGTGTTCTTCCATGTCGAACAACTGCGCTACGTGGTGATCGAGCTCAAGACCGAGCGGTTCGCACCAGGGCACGCGAGCCAGCTGGGCTTCTATGTCTCTGTGATCGATGACCGGCTACGACTGCCGGAGAAACATCTCCCCACGGTGGGCATTCTCATGGTCGCCGACAAGAGCGACACCGTGGTGCGCTACTCCCTGGCGGGAACCAACCAGCCCATTGCCGTGAGCCGGTACGAGCTTTCCCAGGAGGACCGGGAGGGTCTCCCGGACGAGCGCGCACTGGTGTCGGCGTTTCGAGATGGTTTGCGCCCGTAG